From the genome of Haloarcula taiwanensis:
TTGCCGTCCTCCAGCGTGGCGGCGACGACGCCGAGCGAGTCCTCGATGGCGCGCTCGACTTCGTCGACGACGTGTTCGGTGCCGCCGCGGAGAATCATCGTGACGGCGCGGGCGTCCTCGACGTCCTCGACGAAGATGCGCTCGTCGCCAGCGATGTCCTTCTGGGCGACGGAGCCGGCGAAGCCGAGGTCGTCGGCTTCGATGTCGTCGATGTTCGAGATGATGCGCGCGCCGGTCGAGCGCGAGAGCGCTTCGATGTCGGACTTCTTGGCGCGGCGGACGGCCAGAATACCTTCCTGAGCGAGGTAGTGCTGGGCCATGTCGTCGATGCCCTTCTGGCAGAAGACGACGTCAGCACCGGCCTCGGCGAGCTTGTCGACCATCTCCTTGAGCTGTTCCTCTTCCTGGTCGAGGAACTGCTGGAGCTGGTCGGGGTCGGTGACGTTGACCTCGGTGTCGAGCTCCGTTTCCGGAACCTCGATGGCCGTGTCGAGCAGGGCAACGTCGGCGTCCTCGACGGCGAACGGCATGTTGTCGTGGACGCGCTCCTTGTCGACGATGACGCCTTCGACGAGTTCGGACTCGTCGGTTGCGCCGCCGACGACGGTTTCGATCTGGATGTTGTCGGTGTCGACGCTGCCGTCGTCGTCGACGACGGACTGTGCGGCGCGGACGACGAGTTCGGCGAGGACGTCCTTGGAGGATTCGGCGCCCTTGCCGGTCATCGCGGTCGCGGCGACCTTTTCGAGGGTCTCCGTGTCGTCGGCGTCGACGTCGATGGCGTTGTCTTCGAGAATCTCCTTGGCTTTCTCGGCGGCCTGGCGGTACCCCTGGGCCAGGATGCTGGCGTGGATGTCCTGGTCGAGGAGTTCCTCGGCCTTCGAGAGGAGTTCGCCGGCCATGACGACCGCCGTCGTGGTGCCGTCGCCCACTTCGTCTTCCTGGGTCTGGGCGACCTCGACGATCATGTTGGCGGCGGGGTGTTCGATGTCCATCTCGTCGAGGATGGTGACGCCGTCGTTCGTGACGACGACCGAGCCCGAGTTGTCGACGAGCATCTTGTCCATGCCCTTCGGACCCAGTGTCGTCCGAACGGCCTCGGCGACGGCCGTCCCGGCCGTGATGTTCATCGACTGCGCGTCCTTTCCGGATGTCCGCTGGGACTCCTCGGAAAGTACAATCAT
Proteins encoded in this window:
- a CDS encoding thermosome subunit, producing the protein MGNQPMIVLSEESQRTSGKDAQSMNITAGTAVAEAVRTTLGPKGMDKMLVDNSGSVVVTNDGVTILDEMDIEHPAANMIVEVAQTQEDEVGDGTTTAVVMAGELLSKAEELLDQDIHASILAQGYRQAAEKAKEILEDNAIDVDADDTETLEKVAATAMTGKGAESSKDVLAELVVRAAQSVVDDDGSVDTDNIQIETVVGGATDESELVEGVIVDKERVHDNMPFAVEDADVALLDTAIEVPETELDTEVNVTDPDQLQQFLDQEEEQLKEMVDKLAEAGADVVFCQKGIDDMAQHYLAQEGILAVRRAKKSDIEALSRSTGARIISNIDDIEADDLGFAGSVAQKDIAGDERIFVEDVEDARAVTMILRGGTEHVVDEVERAIEDSLGVVAATLEDGKVLPGGGAPETQLALGLRDYADSVGGREQLAVEAFADAIDVIPRTLAENAGLDPIDSLVDLRSKHDGGAVTSGLDAYTGEVVDMEEDGVVEPLRVKTQAVESATEAAVMILRIDDVIAAGDLKGGQGDDDEDEGGPGGPGGAPGGMGGGMGGMGGGMGGMM